The Cucurbita pepo subsp. pepo cultivar mu-cu-16 chromosome LG15, ASM280686v2, whole genome shotgun sequence genome contains the following window.
acacgtttgctagagggagatttctacactcttataaggaatgttttgtttctctccaaccgatgtaaaATTTCACAAAGAGTAATAGAAGGCCATAAAACGAGGTggtaaacaaaattattatttacatcaACTACATAAGGGCGAGCCAAGGGGCAACATCACCACCAACGCTCAGCCACACCTACATAACACAATCTGCATATCATTTAAGTGTTCTTCTGACTCAATTTTTACAATGGATTAGAGAGTAAAGGGAAAATCTATGGCTCAGAACAAAAGAAGACAGATAACtaagaaacagaaaagaaaaatacagatTCTGTTGAGTGATTCATCAGTCTGCAAAATATGCCTTCTGATCCTTGGGCTACTGCTCCACACAAGAGGGTATGCATTGGGATATGCATATAGATTCGTTATTGCACCGAACATTCTTGCATAAACCACTTCTCCAAACACTCCTGTCACTTGAGCATAGCAAATGTTTGATTGATTAGAGGAATTTCCTTGCCTAGATTGAGGAACTGGGTGAGAGGTTGGGTGAGAAGTTGGCGTTGGTAACTCAAAGCAAGCAGGACCGTTAGGCCTGCGAGGGACGACGATTCCAAGCTGCGAATTCTTGCTTTCGAACGGGTCTTGAGTTCCACCTTTGCCATAGAGTGGCACTAGAGTAGCATCAGAAACTTCTGCCTTACAAACTGGACATTGCTGGAGTCGCCGGCCATGTTTTTCTTTAGAGCTGTCCTGAAAGTGAAGCCATTTGTAAAGGCAGGGCCAGCAAAAGAGATGGCCACAAAGTGTAACAACAGGATCTTTCACAGTCTCTAAGCATATGTTACAGTCGAATAGCCCAGAGGCATCACCATGAGTGTCAGCCATGGCATCCAAAACAGACTTCCAAGACTTGTTCTCTCCAAATGAGTTAATCTCCATCTCCAAATGCTCTGTTGTAACACAACCCTTCTGAGAAGCCTAAACTaccaaatcataaaaacttaGATCAATATTGGATCGAAAGATCGAACAACCACAAGATCtttgaagaaacagagaaaatatatgtttaCATGCAGATATGAACTTGTTGTGGTTCTCTCAGATTACAAAAATCATTACCTTGAATCCCAAGGAAAGATAAGAGCAAGGAGATAAGAGGTAGAGTTATGTGCTTTCAGAATATTATAAAGAGAAACCCTTGGTTAATGCTGCAGGCCAAtcagatatttaaatcttatttgcAAGTTGACCTTCTGGAAAGTTTTTTGGGGCTAGAAACTATCCATATCcagatccaaaataaataaatcttgaGCTATAccgaaaattaattaaacaaacatGGTAGTGTCGGCTCAAGCTAATCTTGAGTACAGGCGCATGAATCAGCTGATAAAGACATAAGATTAGAACTGTtcatcataaattataaaaaattcttttgaattttgttcaatctttaaaaaatactacattttaaaactactCCAACAAGAAATCTCTTAGAacattcaacaaaaattttgaataaaaaaagtagGATAGCTATCCAAAATTCTGTTCGAAGTCACTCTCATACGATTCTAAACTAAATTACCTCTTCTTAAACATGTTTATCCATATCTAAACcagttttctaaaatatttccaaCAATCTAAAACGGATTTCAAAAGCTAATCACACAGAAATCAAGTGAATATGCAATTAGAACACGAAATGACTGATCCAATCTTCTTCCGATGAAATTTTGTTAGAAATTCGTTAAGATGAAAACTAATGCTTCAattcgaaaggaaaaaaaccCTATTCTGTCAAGAATCAGACATGAGCCGATAATTATTCcgcagaagaagaaaacacaaGTTCAACATTCAAAATCCTCAAGTTCAAAGCGTACCAAATTTCGAACAGGAATTAGTCGCTTCGATTCAGAGAGGCACGGGAATCCAGAAGAAGGTTGCCAGTAACAGGGAGTACGCAGAATTTAGGGATATGAAACTTCGTACCGCAAAATCACAGAGCTCCAACGGAAAATTATcagaaacaataaaaaaaaaaaagaacgagAACGAAATGTGagatcgaagaagaagaagaagaagaaactgaagaacataaaaaatgagagagacgTAACGTTGACGCCGAGATTTAAAGGCGCCAACTCTTAACACCGTCATTCTTCtaatcttcttttaattttcaacaaaatataaacaaataaataaaataaattcaaaaaaaaaaaagaaaaggaaaatctcACTGCTACGTGTCGTTACGATAGCAGCAGGAAGTTTCTATACCTTTTCCCCTAATTttgttgatatattttatcaaggaaattaaaattagataaataggattattttaattattttttcatacaaaaattagattaaaaaaaataatagatcAAATTGtgacaaataaattttaaagtatctatttaatttcaaataattattaattggCCATAATTAGAATCTGAATCTAAGAAAGCTAATtgagaaatggaagagagtGGTAATTaatttcactaaaaaaaatgttggctTCTAGAAGATTtctattcttaaaaaaattaaaaaaaaaaactaagtatTGAAATTGATTCCTTTCTAGAAGattaagtaaaatatatatatatatatataagatcgAACATGTCAATGGTGTGAGTTACGGgtctatttgatatttaaatttttaattgtattcttctttttttttttttaattcaaaattaaaatttatataaataaattcatttttaaaatgtgaaaatccaataaaataaagggtTTCTGGAACATTTTGTATAGAAAATACCTAATATTATAAGcttattattaaataaccCCAAAATTTCCcctaaatttatgaattacttttataagaaaatggCCCAataaattcctttttcttttctggatGGATATTCCATTTTTAGCAAAATTAAATTGACCgttgattatttttattgtgatTTAAGCAAAATTATgacatcattttaaaattataagtaGTTATGACCAtgtcataaaaaataatttttaaatgcgATTCTTGAATTtattggttaaaaaaattagtgattttaaaaataaaatgtttatttattaaatgagGAATTGAAAGTTTGAATAAGGTGTTACTATGTACAACTTTCATAGTGACATTAGGAAATTACGGAAGAATGTTggattattaatataattaattgaatttaccATAATTTATTGTGTTATGTATTTGAACATatgtcaacaaaaaaaattattgaaattggttaaataataaaaaatttgaagggaaaaccttataaataataaaaatatttttaaatgattattaatatattagtgttaaggatatttaataataaattatagtttatcatatatatcatatttgatattttattatacggcaaatatagatatttgttgttattttcatttattactttttctatatttttataatttatttgattataaataagataactttcacacccgggagctaaatttaaatttttttttttaaatacacaAACTAAAATGagacatttaaaataatagccTAGAATTgagttaaatttaatatattttacacGAATGTTAATTCAAAtggattaaattatgaatttatttagtaaattttaagtttgtgcttctaaatttttatacttattaaaaaagaattatatatttagtatacaaaattaaaaattttaattctattaaatatatgatctataaattaattttaaaaaatttaaaattttgtaaatttattgaaaatttaaaagaaagttgaaaatgtaagaaaaaattcataataatcatcgaattattttaatcgtttttttattttttattctgtGGTCTtgacttttgttttattttctattcctataaaaatatacatttaagtttcattttaatttaaattattcaacaaatggtattttaattaatcatttatagtttaaaaaatagctCTGAATTagtatataaaattattattttgttattaataatgGTATATactaaagtttatgaaaaacataattttttttgtgacgGACaagttgttttattttatatgttaaGTCGGTTATCATTTAGCTGTTTTATATGTTTTCATGTCATGctattattaaataacaataataatttgaaggttaaataatatatcatccctcaaaatttaatttttttacttttaaatttaaaagaaaaacataaattttattacgagaaaaagaaaaaagatttttaGACTATAAAATATAGATTGGACGgcgttttaatttttatcatcAATTTTCCATTATCGTAGTAATCGAAGGCTATCGCTAACTGTCAAGTATGACCACCACCTCGACGTTTTTATCACCGTCGACTCGACTAaaccaatcaaattatttatatatacaacATATCGTTTACGACTCGATAAGTTTTGCtatttaatatctattttataCTAAGTCttgttattatttaactactttatatatattttaaagttatgatgcgttaattttttttatataaataaatatatattttttctaatatctTGATAATTAGAATATTATTGTTTAGAAATATAGAGATAGAACGTTTGTAAATATCACTCACACAATTTTATATACAATGTCGTCATATGTGATTGAGAACGTAAacaatttaaattacttttatcTTATATTACTCGATTAAAAAAATCgtgtattatttttctttaaaaattattttgaaaaatacacACCTTATTAGATTCCCAATTTGCAAATTGGATGGGTGGATTATGAGCTACTAATAGTTAGTTAGTTGACCAaccaaaaatttatgaacagtTGACTTTAAGATCAGCTAATAACAATCCAATTGAGACAAAAGTCAacttttgtattattatttttttaattaaaagaaatggaTAATGTTGAATTACATAACCGTTATAAAGTGGTTGCCCTTAAATATCGTgtgaaacaagaagaaaactaGGTGAAGGTTAGATTGGTTGGTGAGTTGACTTTTAGAgcttaaaatgttttttttaataaaaattataataaaataaaaacataaattaatcaCTAATGTGTGGTTTGTTATgggatttaatttttataaattgtgAGATGGAAGGATAAGATTTGGTGAAATGGAATCTTATtaccaaaattttgatattcaaagtttgaattatgaaaaataaataaataaataaacaaacaatctTATGTCCAAGaacataaattatgtaaataaaaaaaaacgaaaaaaaatagaaaaattcatatattaaaaCGCATATAAAAGAGATAAACAAAGAATGTAATTGAGAGATGAAGATGATATGTTGTGTATCGGTATTTGGATGGAAGAAATTTAAAGCTTTATCAAGAAGTTAATCGGGTTgcttgttaaaaataaatgatatgaagACGAGAATCGAGATGGGACAATATTGCATGTCTTCGTTCTCATCCCTGTTTAAGTTTCGAGAATAAATTTTCCACGCACACTCTCATTCTCCACTTTATTTGGAGATTGATCTCCACTTCGTTTAGAACGTCTCTTCAAGCTTTATTGTTCAATATCCATCGAGTTTAAAGTTTTAGGGTTCCTCAACTCTAAACCATGTCGGAAAatagtgttggatgatggaagtcccacatcggctaatttagggaatgatcatgggtttataagtgaggaatactaactccatcggtttgaggccttttggggaagcccaaagcaaagccatgagagcttatgctgaaagtggacaatatcataccattgtgaagagtcgtgtttgtctaacaaATAGGACCGAAACGTCCCTTATTTTTTAACCCAATGATATACCTTATGCTAAAGCAACCATTAACATTCTATGACCGAAAAAAGTAAAGCCCTTTAGCAGTGTTCaaccaaaagaaaacccaTTTCCAGTTTTGGGCTTTGGTTTGTGTTCAATTGCTGCTTCAACCCATTAAAAAACTgaactatttaaattttaaatttagtttttgtgtTACCTGATCTAATCATTCGAC
Protein-coding sequences here:
- the LOC111811806 gene encoding E3 ubiquitin-protein ligase RMA1H1-like, with the protein product MEINSFGENKSWKSVLDAMADTHGDASGLFDCNICLETVKDPVVTLCGHLFCWPCLYKWLHFQDSSKEKHGRRLQQCPVCKAEVSDATLVPLYGKGGTQDPFESKNSQLGIVVPRRPNGPACFELPTPTSHPTSHPVPQSRQGNSSNQSNICYAQVTGVFGEVVYARMFGAITNLYAYPNAYPLVWSSSPRIRRHILQTDESLNRICIFLFCFLVICLLLF